In Lusitaniella coriacea LEGE 07157, a single genomic region encodes these proteins:
- a CDS encoding replication initiator protein A, whose product MGKKKPSSSDAQLKLFSAIFTDIVTRDTQETMEVPFLSLSKKPRFTPINYTSNGVKVIVSGGEPYGIANIWDWDLIMWLLSQIRQALDFGEPISRKVRFSRRAFLKEARREVGGAQYGRLEKSIARLKNTTVTTTIRAPEGKTVMFNWIEYVEIDRDTDGYLQNVVVILPEWLFEAVCERKLILSIHKDYFLLTGGLERWLYRFVRKQAGNNKSGWTWKLRTLHERSGSLQRYSDFVGYIRKIASKQQLLDYKLNFFSKNKEYFLHAQRVFVKENVVTEVEVPPSRLVNFLSLKTTTYEKAKQIAPGYDIYALEDDWRKATAKNSLKLQNPDVAFLAWCKKVAERNPLYSSNR is encoded by the coding sequence ATGGGCAAGAAGAAGCCTTCATCCAGCGACGCACAGCTCAAGCTGTTCTCTGCCATTTTTACTGATATCGTGACTCGCGACACGCAAGAAACGATGGAAGTGCCTTTCCTCAGTCTGTCCAAAAAGCCCCGTTTTACACCGATAAATTACACGAGCAACGGAGTAAAAGTCATCGTTAGTGGAGGTGAACCCTATGGAATTGCTAACATCTGGGATTGGGATCTTATTATGTGGCTTCTCTCCCAAATACGCCAAGCACTCGATTTCGGCGAACCCATCTCCAGAAAAGTACGCTTCAGCCGACGAGCTTTTCTCAAAGAAGCACGTCGAGAAGTGGGAGGCGCTCAGTATGGAAGGCTAGAGAAAAGTATTGCTCGACTCAAAAACACAACTGTTACGACAACAATTAGAGCGCCTGAAGGGAAAACAGTTATGTTCAATTGGATTGAATATGTAGAGATTGACCGAGATACAGATGGGTATCTTCAAAATGTAGTTGTTATTCTTCCTGAATGGCTCTTTGAGGCAGTTTGCGAACGAAAACTGATTCTTTCCATTCACAAAGACTATTTTTTGCTGACAGGAGGTCTCGAACGCTGGCTGTACCGTTTTGTTCGCAAGCAAGCGGGTAATAATAAATCAGGATGGACTTGGAAACTGAGAACTCTTCACGAACGTTCTGGCAGTCTTCAACGCTATTCTGATTTTGTTGGATATATCCGAAAAATTGCGAGTAAACAGCAACTTCTTGACTATAAGTTAAACTTTTTCTCTAAAAATAAAGAGTACTTCCTTCATGCTCAAAGAGTGTTTGTGAAAGAAAATGTCGTGACCGAAGTAGAAGTTCCCCCTTCTCGATTAGTCAATTTTCTCTCACTGAAAACAACAACCTATGAGAAGGCAAAACAAATAGCGCCTGGGTATGATATCTACGCTTTAGAAGACGATTGGCGAAAAGCCACAGCAAAGAACAGTCTCAAGCTCCAAAACCCAGATGTTGCGTTCTTAGCATGGTGTAAAAAAGTAGCTGAGAGGAATCCCCTTTATTCTTCCAATCGCTAG